In Silene latifolia isolate original U9 population chromosome 3, ASM4854445v1, whole genome shotgun sequence, a single window of DNA contains:
- the LOC141647835 gene encoding steroid 5-alpha-reductase DET2 produces MRSDSTIHSTCILILNIISLPTYLSCLYTQAPYGRYTQKGWGPTLPSWISWLLMESPSVIATLFIYSLGRNAASPQSLALLSVFLLHYLHRTFIYPLRLRNATSVAPFPVSIALMAFSFNLFNAYVQTRWISNYAHFGNWFWWRFAVGVLVFGVGMVINVRSDRVLVGLKVQGKGYQIPVGGFFEFVSCANYFGEITEWFGWAIITFSWAGFGFFVYTCANLVPRARATHQWYLNKFAEDYPKHRKAVIPFLY; encoded by the coding sequence ATGAGAAGCGACTCAACAATACACAGCACATGCATCCTGATCCTCAACATAATAAGCTTACCAACATACCTCTCATGTCTCTACACCCAAGCACCATACGGTCGATACACCCAAAAAGGATGGGGTCCAACACTCCCATCTTGGATATCATGGCTTCTAATGGAGAGCCCCTCCGTCATTGCCACCCTCTTCATCTATTCCTTGGGCCGCAACGCCGCTTCCCCACAATCACTCGCTCTCCTCTCCGTATTCCTCCTCCATTACCTCCATCGCACATTCATATACCCTCTCCGCCTCCGAAACGCCACCTCAGTTGCACCCTTCCCGGTCTCAATCGCACTCATGGCCTTCTCGTTTAACCTGTTCAATGCGTATGTCCAAACGAGGTGGATCTCCAATTACGCTCATTTTGGGAACTGGTTTTGGTGGAGGTTTGCGGTTGGGGTTCTGGTTTTTGGGGTTGGTATGGTGATTAATGTGAGGTCTGATAGGGTGTTGGTTGGGTTGAAGGTTCAAGGGAAAGGGTATCAAATTCCTGTTGGTGGGTTTTTTGAGTTTGTTAGTTGTGCTAATTATTTTGGGGAGATTACCGAGTGGTTTGGTTGGGCTATTATCACTTTTTCTTGGGCTGGTTTTGGGTTTTTTGTATACACTTGTGCTAATTTAGTTCCTAGAGCTCGTGCTACTCATCAATGGTATTTGAACAAGTTTGCTGAGGATTATCCTAAGCACAGGAAAGCCGTTATTCCCTTTCTCTACTGA